In Leucobacter sp. CX169, a single genomic region encodes these proteins:
- a CDS encoding thioesterase family protein, translating into MFETVIHPRVSETDAVGHINNTVVPVWFEAARRDFFPLCGPVDDFSQWRMIVVNLTVDFIHELRYPDPVVVHTWVERVGNSSLTLYEEMRQGGELCCRGRATYVNVDPESKRAEPLSDSVRAALGTHILPPEKDSE; encoded by the coding sequence GTGTTTGAAACCGTGATCCACCCCAGAGTCTCCGAGACCGACGCCGTTGGCCACATCAATAACACCGTTGTCCCGGTGTGGTTTGAGGCAGCGCGCCGAGACTTCTTTCCCCTCTGCGGGCCAGTGGACGACTTCAGCCAGTGGCGAATGATCGTCGTAAACCTCACGGTGGACTTCATCCATGAGCTTCGCTACCCGGATCCTGTGGTCGTGCACACCTGGGTCGAGCGGGTGGGGAATAGCTCGCTCACCCTGTACGAGGAAATGCGCCAGGGCGGGGAACTGTGCTGCCGCGGCCGCGCAACCTACGTCAATGTTGACCCTGAATCGAAAAGGGCTGAGCCCCTCAGCGACTCCGTTCGCGCCGCGCTCGGCACCCACATCCTCCCTCCCGAGAAGGACTCAGAATGA
- a CDS encoding sodium:solute symporter, producing MKHVDKVQVLPLIVLIAYMLICVGIGIYASRQKTSGTAKEYLTGGGGVGFWVNGFAIFAAFATGGTMLGNLGLSYAGGWGYITAYNAGVAVGYLITTFFLAKTLRNMNVSTVPEFIKARFKNKGLNIIVPIVLVVTLVAYLVAQMKVGGMIGERLFGIPYAGSVVLIGVVYVFYTFIGGMKAVTLTDFFQGLLMIGIIVATGAIAMTTNGGGINSYEIAQELRPQWTAGGDEGTFPFVAYVGGFLVWATVNAVLPHTVMRLFAAKNERTGRASLVLGLGLYVFTGIITVIAIVASTIIITNGADLDNADETLLIFLESVPNWLMAVAFAGIFAAVMSSVSAMLLGLSAAFSYDLMPEFRPGMSDDTKRKMTKGGIIVFGLITLALSLNPPALLTLLYTAAMGLLASALFFPTVLGIWWKRMNSIGALAGAIAGGASYLILLWGFSLPALSQILISLPVSLVACIFVSLLTKPPTEFDLHRIAIAHEREYTDADAAEAKARFAQ from the coding sequence GTGAAGCACGTGGATAAGGTTCAAGTTCTACCGCTCATTGTCCTCATTGCCTACATGCTGATCTGTGTCGGCATTGGCATTTACGCGTCCCGCCAGAAGACGTCGGGCACCGCAAAGGAGTACCTGACCGGCGGCGGTGGCGTCGGCTTCTGGGTCAACGGATTCGCGATCTTCGCAGCCTTCGCAACCGGTGGCACGATGCTCGGCAACCTCGGCCTTTCCTACGCCGGAGGTTGGGGCTACATCACTGCCTACAACGCTGGTGTCGCAGTCGGGTACCTCATCACGACGTTCTTCCTGGCGAAGACCCTGCGCAATATGAACGTCTCGACGGTGCCGGAGTTCATCAAGGCGCGATTCAAGAACAAGGGCCTGAACATCATTGTCCCGATCGTTCTCGTGGTGACCCTCGTGGCGTACCTGGTGGCACAGATGAAGGTCGGCGGCATGATCGGCGAGCGGCTGTTCGGCATTCCGTATGCGGGCTCGGTTGTTCTGATCGGTGTCGTCTACGTGTTCTACACCTTCATCGGAGGCATGAAGGCGGTGACCCTGACCGACTTCTTCCAGGGTCTGCTGATGATCGGCATCATCGTCGCAACGGGTGCGATCGCAATGACCACCAACGGGGGCGGGATCAACTCTTACGAGATCGCTCAAGAGCTTCGCCCGCAGTGGACCGCTGGCGGAGACGAGGGCACCTTCCCGTTTGTCGCCTACGTCGGTGGCTTCCTCGTATGGGCTACTGTCAACGCAGTTCTGCCGCACACCGTCATGCGCCTGTTCGCCGCAAAGAACGAACGCACCGGCCGGGCATCGCTGGTGCTCGGACTGGGTCTGTACGTCTTCACCGGCATTATCACCGTGATCGCGATCGTCGCGTCAACGATCATCATCACGAACGGCGCCGACCTCGACAACGCCGACGAGACGCTACTGATCTTCCTCGAGAGCGTGCCCAACTGGCTGATGGCGGTCGCCTTCGCGGGTATTTTCGCGGCTGTGATGTCGTCGGTGAGCGCAATGCTCCTCGGCCTCAGCGCCGCGTTCTCCTACGACCTCATGCCGGAGTTCCGCCCGGGCATGAGTGACGACACGAAGCGCAAGATGACCAAGGGCGGCATCATCGTCTTTGGCCTCATCACCCTTGCGCTCTCGCTGAACCCGCCAGCGTTGCTCACACTGCTCTATACGGCCGCAATGGGCCTGCTTGCCTCGGCGCTCTTCTTCCCGACGGTACTGGGCATCTGGTGGAAGCGGATGAACAGCATCGGCGCGCTGGCTGGCGCGATTGCCGGCGGCGCCTCCTACCTGATTCTGCTCTGGGGATTCAGCCTGCCAGCACTCTCGCAGATCCTGATCTCCCTGCCGGTTTCCCTCGTGGCCTGCATCTTCGTCAGCCTGCTGACGAAGCCGCCAACCGAGTTCGACCTGCACCGGATCGCTATCGCTCACGAGCGTGAGTACACCGATGCGGATGCGGCCGAAGCGAAGGCACGCTTCGCACAATAA
- a CDS encoding enoyl-CoA hydratase/isomerase family protein, translated as MTAVLIETSLASGIATLTLNRPEALNALNDQMIDEMRTALLNWERDPEVSVVIVTGSGQRAFAAGADIAELAGKDPLEMALGSGMQEFFTWLAGYPKPTIAAVNGYAFGGGFELALSCDIRIASDLASLGLPELSLGIIPGAGGTQRLSRIVGQGPALYHVLTGTPIKAARALELNVVSECVSPEALLERAGELARTIQRQGSAAARLAKLAIRDTQPGLDSGLLVEKLAQAVLFSTTQKREGMAAFLEKRPPNFNDEVPRKDTPHVGTA; from the coding sequence GTGACCGCCGTGCTGATCGAGACGAGCCTCGCCTCGGGCATCGCGACGCTAACGCTGAATCGTCCCGAGGCGCTCAACGCCCTGAATGACCAGATGATCGACGAGATGCGTACTGCTCTTCTCAACTGGGAACGAGACCCCGAGGTCTCCGTGGTGATCGTCACCGGCTCCGGGCAGCGCGCCTTTGCAGCCGGTGCCGACATTGCTGAGCTGGCAGGGAAAGATCCCCTTGAAATGGCGCTAGGCAGCGGAATGCAGGAGTTCTTCACCTGGCTTGCCGGCTATCCAAAGCCGACGATCGCCGCGGTGAATGGATATGCCTTCGGCGGAGGCTTCGAGCTTGCGCTCAGCTGTGACATCAGGATCGCGAGTGACTTGGCTTCGCTTGGCCTTCCGGAACTGTCCCTCGGGATCATCCCGGGCGCCGGCGGAACGCAGCGGCTGTCTCGCATCGTGGGGCAGGGTCCGGCGCTCTACCACGTACTCACTGGCACGCCGATCAAGGCCGCGCGCGCACTCGAGCTCAATGTGGTCAGCGAATGCGTGTCACCTGAAGCGCTGCTTGAACGCGCGGGGGAACTCGCTCGAACGATCCAGCGGCAGGGCTCCGCCGCCGCCCGGCTGGCGAAGCTCGCCATCCGAGATACCCAGCCCGGACTCGACTCCGGACTGCTCGTGGAAAAACTCGCCCAAGCGGTGCTGTTCTCCACGACCCAGAAACGAGAAGGCATGGCCGCCTTCCTCGAAAAACGACCGCCGAACTTCAACGATGAAGTCCCACGAAAGGACACCCCTCATGTCGGAACTGCATAA
- a CDS encoding 3-hydroxyacyl-CoA dehydrogenase family protein, with product MITTSPIALTVCGSGAMGSQIALVGALAGHQVTLFDIDVNRLDAAVTELRGHMERRVAKGRNTQDEADAAFARLRTTTELEDAAANADFMIEAIVENLEAKRDLFERFSRLAPVHAVLATNSSSIVSSKLSGVVVDPSRVCNMHFFNPALVMELVEVVQGEHTSDETVSRAMALAEQMGKKPVLIAREIFGFVVNRILTAIFDEALSLYEAGIASAEDIDVAVRAGLGHPIGPFALLDLTGIDVNYHIKNLQAQESGDPADGPAKSLVDLYEAGNLGRKSGQGFFSYGEKA from the coding sequence ATGATCACCACTTCACCAATCGCTCTCACTGTGTGCGGGAGCGGCGCAATGGGTTCGCAAATCGCACTCGTTGGGGCGCTTGCCGGACACCAGGTGACGCTATTCGACATTGACGTGAACCGGCTCGATGCTGCGGTGACGGAGCTGCGCGGCCACATGGAACGTCGCGTAGCAAAGGGCCGTAACACGCAGGACGAGGCCGACGCGGCCTTCGCTCGGCTGCGCACCACGACGGAACTTGAGGATGCCGCTGCGAACGCCGACTTCATGATCGAGGCGATCGTGGAGAACCTCGAGGCGAAACGTGATCTCTTCGAGCGCTTCTCTCGGCTCGCGCCGGTGCACGCGGTGCTTGCGACGAACAGCTCCAGCATCGTGAGCTCGAAGCTCTCCGGCGTGGTTGTTGACCCATCACGGGTCTGCAATATGCACTTCTTTAACCCGGCACTCGTTATGGAGCTCGTCGAGGTCGTGCAGGGCGAACACACCTCCGACGAGACCGTGTCGCGAGCGATGGCCCTCGCCGAACAGATGGGCAAGAAGCCGGTACTCATTGCACGAGAGATATTCGGCTTCGTTGTCAACCGGATCCTGACCGCGATCTTTGACGAGGCGCTCAGCCTCTACGAGGCAGGCATTGCCTCGGCAGAAGATATTGACGTGGCCGTACGCGCTGGATTGGGCCACCCAATCGGTCCGTTTGCCCTTCTGGATCTGACGGGAATCGACGTGAACTACCACATCAAGAACCTGCAGGCGCAAGAGAGCGGCGACCCGGCCGATGGCCCGGCGAAAAGCTTGGTTGACCTCTACGAGGCCGGGAACCTCGGGCGCAAGTCCGGGCAGGGCTTCTTTAGTTACGGAGAGAAGGCGTGA
- a CDS encoding thiolase family protein → MNDSLPVIVSAVRTAIGRKGGALAGYQASELGGIVIREAVARAGVAPEDITDVILGNTLSPQGNVARVASLHAGLGESVPALTIDRQCGSGINSVALAAQAVLATGGIYVAGGAESMTNEPHQLARSARAYDAQPPRFLRRELAPAEIGDPVMGITAENLAADYGISRSAQDAYALESQKRMAAAQARGAFDEHLVGVAQPDGSLFLRDEHPRADSSIEKLASLRSVFDPEGSVTAGNASGINDGAAATVVMSRAEANARGITPLATITGWAVAGVDPTRMGIGPVPAVRKLLAATGQRLEDFDLVELNEAFAAQVLACQEELRIPAEKLNVLGGAIAHGHPIAATGTMLIAKIITELGTRGLRRGLVTACIGGGQGIALSLEREIPGMDAPLADLTSAESATRSQA, encoded by the coding sequence TTGAACGACTCACTTCCTGTAATTGTTTCCGCGGTACGTACCGCGATTGGCCGCAAAGGCGGTGCGCTTGCCGGCTACCAAGCATCGGAACTTGGCGGCATTGTCATTCGCGAAGCGGTGGCCCGAGCCGGAGTTGCCCCCGAGGACATCACTGATGTGATTTTGGGTAACACTCTCTCGCCGCAGGGCAACGTGGCGCGAGTCGCCTCGTTGCACGCCGGGCTGGGCGAAAGCGTGCCGGCGCTGACGATCGATCGTCAGTGCGGATCCGGCATCAATTCGGTGGCGCTCGCTGCACAGGCGGTGCTTGCCACAGGCGGAATCTACGTTGCCGGTGGGGCAGAAAGCATGACGAACGAGCCGCATCAGCTTGCGCGCAGCGCTCGCGCATACGATGCTCAGCCGCCTCGTTTTCTGCGCCGTGAACTGGCGCCGGCGGAGATTGGTGACCCGGTGATGGGGATCACCGCTGAGAACCTCGCGGCGGACTACGGAATCTCACGTTCGGCGCAGGACGCGTATGCCCTTGAGAGTCAGAAGCGTATGGCGGCGGCCCAGGCGCGCGGCGCCTTTGACGAACATCTCGTTGGGGTTGCTCAGCCGGACGGCTCGCTCTTTCTGCGGGACGAGCACCCTCGTGCAGATAGTTCAATCGAAAAACTTGCGAGCCTTCGTTCAGTGTTCGACCCCGAGGGCAGCGTTACTGCAGGCAACGCATCAGGGATCAACGACGGTGCGGCTGCGACGGTGGTGATGAGCCGAGCCGAGGCAAACGCGCGGGGAATTACTCCACTCGCGACCATCACCGGGTGGGCGGTCGCCGGAGTTGACCCCACCCGAATGGGCATCGGCCCAGTGCCTGCAGTTCGGAAGCTCCTTGCCGCGACCGGGCAGCGTCTTGAGGACTTCGACCTGGTGGAACTCAACGAGGCGTTCGCAGCTCAGGTGCTCGCCTGCCAGGAAGAGCTGCGGATCCCCGCCGAGAAACTCAACGTGCTGGGCGGCGCCATTGCGCACGGCCACCCGATCGCGGCAACGGGAACAATGCTGATCGCCAAGATCATCACCGAGCTGGGCACGCGCGGCCTTCGTCGAGGCCTCGTCACTGCGTGTATCGGCGGGGGACAGGGCATCGCCCTCTCCCTTGAACGCGAAATACCGGGCATGGACGCGCCCCTAGCCGACTTGACCAGCGCCGAAAGCGCAACGAGGAGCCAGGCATGA
- a CDS encoding alcohol dehydrogenase catalytic domain-containing protein — protein sequence MKIYGAVLEAVGRPRPFASSQPISISELSLAAPGPSEVLVRIESAGLCHSDLSVVDGNRPRPVPMLLGHEAAGIVEAFGGQVSDLAVGDRVVLTFLPRCGKCDGCLAGGRLPCEPGTRSNTLGTLFEGDVRLSRDGEPVAHHLGVSGFASHAVVDYRSLVRVDSDVPAEVAALLGCAVLTGGGAVLNEARLQPGQRTIVVGLGGVGMAALMTAIAVGQGPVIGVDMNPEKLELARQLGAIAAFTPQEMLAAGETADCVIEAAGSAPAFETAVQLTAPGGKTITVGLPHADARSSISPLGLVAEARTIVGCYLGSALPQRDIPIFAEFWRSGRLPVERLVSSHISLDGLNEAMDLLAEGRALRQMITFPMPGETSQPAPSPLMEQLT from the coding sequence GTGAAGATATACGGCGCAGTTCTCGAGGCAGTTGGGCGACCTCGTCCGTTCGCCTCGAGCCAGCCCATCAGCATTAGCGAGCTCTCGCTCGCGGCGCCCGGCCCGAGCGAGGTGCTTGTTCGGATCGAAAGCGCTGGGCTCTGCCACTCCGACCTTTCCGTGGTGGACGGCAACAGACCTCGGCCAGTGCCGATGCTCCTCGGCCACGAGGCCGCCGGGATCGTCGAAGCCTTTGGTGGGCAGGTGTCCGACTTGGCCGTCGGAGACCGAGTGGTACTCACCTTCCTGCCTCGTTGCGGGAAATGTGATGGGTGCCTCGCAGGAGGACGGTTGCCCTGTGAGCCGGGCACCCGTTCGAACACGTTGGGCACCCTTTTCGAGGGCGACGTTCGTCTCAGCCGTGACGGCGAGCCGGTGGCCCATCATCTAGGGGTTTCGGGATTTGCGAGCCATGCGGTCGTTGACTACCGCTCCCTCGTGCGAGTTGATAGCGATGTGCCCGCAGAAGTTGCCGCCTTGCTGGGCTGTGCTGTGCTCACGGGTGGCGGTGCAGTGCTCAACGAAGCGCGGTTGCAGCCGGGCCAGCGCACCATCGTCGTCGGGCTCGGCGGTGTCGGGATGGCGGCTCTGATGACCGCGATTGCGGTCGGGCAAGGCCCGGTGATCGGCGTCGATATGAACCCCGAGAAGCTCGAGCTCGCTCGCCAGCTCGGCGCTATCGCTGCATTCACGCCGCAGGAGATGCTGGCTGCCGGAGAAACGGCAGATTGCGTTATCGAGGCTGCGGGCAGCGCCCCCGCGTTCGAAACCGCCGTGCAGCTGACTGCGCCAGGTGGAAAGACCATCACGGTCGGGCTCCCGCACGCTGACGCTCGCTCGTCGATCTCCCCGCTCGGACTCGTCGCCGAGGCCAGAACGATCGTCGGTTGCTACCTAGGCTCAGCCCTTCCGCAGCGCGACATCCCGATCTTTGCCGAGTTCTGGCGTTCGGGGCGACTTCCCGTTGAGCGGTTGGTGAGTTCGCATATCAGCCTTGACGGACTCAACGAGGCAATGGATCTGCTTGCAGAGGGCCGAGCCCTTCGGCAGATGATCACGTTTCCGATGCCAGGCGAGACCTCGCAGCCGGCGCCGAGCCCACTGATGGAGCAGCTCACTTGA
- a CDS encoding PucR family transcriptional regulator has protein sequence MINGDSSPLHSLLALIEYSGSPAMLELELERVQAAGLLTDADAAAARRVQQSLVRGRRRENLLRVLLESSTDLSAITDFEEVLQAIVRRTRTLLGSDMAYISLNDYERQETYIHTTDGVATESYRKIRMELGTGVLGKIAGGTIPSQSLDYTVDPDFIHVPEIDRTVEDEGVRSIMGAPLLRNGVLLGALLVAERYQRKFTAEEMWLVESMSSLASVALSNARLIGEMKETIRERDLIQTEREREHLSLAADQQFERALMECIVGDDPYGSFLRLLSAGTGAETWIVDGAGRPLHGAGTPPIHRSELLDAMSRSAQTAESFTLTGALSPGDVSMHHTVMTANAGSRVLGAVLLSGEASEASRRALTRSGLILSVMLLIDETRFESDLRAQSELIGLLIRPGAGQDLSVSPRAARFGVNLGRPVTVHVLDAHGQEERALSLLRALTDTSQGVMATVNGTVVLIHPDNVADQALALLTSQNLVATIGTESVDSFSGSLQDQHSSAERSLRALLALGMVGTSGSRQSLGMVGLILHTASPESIDDVIAGTLGALIDYDAHRQTQLVETVWAFFTAGRKHSTAAAELHVHPNTLRQRLDRVGLILGADWLEPSSSSQLFLALQLQRLRGQHV, from the coding sequence ATGATCAACGGCGATTCGTCTCCACTGCACTCACTTCTTGCCCTCATTGAGTACTCCGGCAGCCCCGCAATGCTCGAGCTCGAGCTCGAGCGAGTCCAGGCTGCCGGACTGCTCACGGACGCCGATGCCGCGGCTGCTCGCAGGGTGCAGCAAAGCCTCGTCCGTGGCCGCCGTCGGGAGAACCTGCTTCGCGTGCTCCTCGAGTCCTCCACTGATCTGTCGGCGATTACGGACTTCGAAGAGGTACTTCAGGCGATCGTGCGACGCACCCGCACATTGCTCGGAAGCGACATGGCCTACATCAGCCTGAACGACTACGAGCGGCAGGAGACCTACATTCACACGACCGACGGCGTGGCGACTGAGAGCTACCGGAAGATTCGCATGGAGCTCGGCACCGGCGTGCTCGGCAAGATCGCCGGCGGCACCATCCCGTCACAGTCGCTCGACTACACGGTTGATCCCGATTTCATTCACGTGCCAGAGATTGACCGCACGGTTGAAGACGAGGGAGTGCGCTCGATTATGGGGGCACCCTTGCTTCGCAATGGCGTGCTCCTTGGCGCGCTTCTTGTCGCAGAGCGTTATCAACGCAAGTTCACCGCGGAGGAAATGTGGCTCGTCGAATCGATGAGCTCTCTGGCGAGCGTCGCTCTGAGCAATGCTCGCCTCATCGGCGAGATGAAGGAGACCATTCGCGAGCGAGATCTCATTCAAACTGAACGAGAACGGGAGCATCTCAGCCTCGCCGCCGACCAGCAATTTGAGCGTGCCCTCATGGAGTGCATCGTCGGCGACGATCCATACGGCAGCTTCCTTCGCCTCCTCAGCGCCGGCACGGGCGCAGAGACCTGGATCGTTGATGGTGCGGGTCGACCATTACACGGCGCTGGCACCCCACCCATTCATCGCAGCGAGCTCCTTGACGCCATGTCGCGGTCTGCGCAGACTGCAGAGTCTTTCACCCTCACTGGCGCGTTGAGCCCCGGCGACGTATCGATGCACCACACCGTCATGACCGCAAATGCCGGCTCCCGAGTTCTCGGGGCGGTGCTGCTCAGCGGCGAAGCAAGCGAGGCGAGTCGGCGAGCACTGACTCGATCCGGACTGATTCTAAGCGTCATGCTCTTGATTGACGAAACCCGATTCGAGAGCGATCTCCGCGCCCAATCTGAGCTCATCGGGCTACTCATTCGACCCGGAGCCGGGCAGGATCTCAGCGTTTCGCCACGCGCCGCCAGATTCGGGGTCAACCTTGGCCGACCAGTGACTGTCCATGTGCTCGACGCACATGGACAGGAGGAGCGCGCGCTCAGCCTGTTGCGCGCACTCACCGACACCTCCCAGGGGGTAATGGCGACCGTCAATGGCACCGTCGTCCTCATCCACCCAGACAACGTCGCTGACCAGGCTCTCGCGTTGCTCACCTCGCAGAACCTTGTCGCCACCATTGGCACCGAGTCCGTTGACTCTTTCTCGGGTTCACTGCAGGATCAACACTCGTCCGCGGAGCGATCACTCAGGGCACTCCTCGCCCTCGGAATGGTGGGTACCTCGGGAAGTCGCCAGAGCCTCGGAATGGTGGGCCTGATCCTGCACACGGCCAGCCCGGAATCTATCGACGACGTGATCGCCGGCACGCTCGGCGCCCTCATCGACTACGACGCGCACCGTCAGACCCAACTGGTCGAGACAGTGTGGGCGTTCTTCACTGCAGGGCGAAAGCACAGCACCGCCGCGGCCGAGCTGCACGTGCACCCCAACACACTTCGCCAACGTCTCGACCGAGTCGGTCTCATTCTCGGGGCCGACTGGCTTGAGCCCAGTTCAAGCTCCCAGCTCTTTCTTGCTCTGCAGTTGCAGAGACTTCGCGGCCAGCACGTCTGA
- a CDS encoding PadR family transcriptional regulator encodes MGKQMTEMLKGTLEGIVLAILAVQPAYGYDITARLREQGFAEIAEGTVYALLVRIEQRGFVDVAKVPSEKGPPRKVYSLNSAGREYLSEFWGTWSFLAERIEQLHRDIEQTQNEGE; translated from the coding sequence ATGGGCAAGCAAATGACCGAGATGCTCAAGGGCACGCTCGAGGGGATCGTCCTGGCGATCCTGGCCGTTCAGCCGGCCTACGGGTACGACATCACCGCAAGACTCCGCGAGCAGGGCTTCGCCGAGATCGCCGAGGGCACGGTCTACGCGCTGCTCGTGCGGATCGAACAGCGCGGCTTCGTAGACGTGGCGAAGGTCCCCTCCGAAAAGGGTCCGCCGCGCAAGGTGTACTCCCTCAACTCGGCGGGCAGGGAGTACCTCAGCGAGTTCTGGGGCACCTGGAGCTTCCTCGCCGAGCGCATCGAACAGCTTCACCGAGACATCGAACAGACACAGAACGAAGGAGAATGA
- a CDS encoding DUF1048 domain-containing protein: MAAKWIETLTGSLEQKKQYKQYKARIEALPEPYRAAAKAFERYFMYFGGVTDGDTLVTMFGDFADLWERASIDGTSVRALVGDDPVEFAEDFARSYNGKQWIDKERTRLTDAIDRAACEA, translated from the coding sequence ATGGCCGCCAAGTGGATCGAGACTCTCACCGGGTCCCTCGAACAAAAGAAGCAGTACAAGCAGTACAAGGCACGCATCGAGGCACTCCCCGAGCCGTACCGCGCCGCCGCGAAGGCGTTCGAGCGGTACTTCATGTACTTCGGCGGCGTCACCGACGGCGACACGCTCGTCACCATGTTTGGCGATTTCGCCGACCTCTGGGAGCGCGCGTCCATCGACGGCACCTCAGTCCGGGCCCTGGTGGGCGACGACCCTGTCGAGTTCGCCGAGGACTTCGCCCGGTCGTACAACGGAAAGCAGTGGATCGACAAAGAACGCACGCGCCTGACCGATGCCATCGATCGGGCCGCCTGCGAGGCCTAA
- a CDS encoding ABC transporter ATP-binding protein, translating to MATTRAPAIQTQGITKSFGTVEVLRGVDLEVQAGSIVALLGSNGAGKTTLVRILSTLLRADAGTATVHGFDVAAAPGDVRQSISLTGQFAAVDEVLTGRENLILIAKLRHLAQPGAIADQLLAQFSLTEAGDRRAATYSGGMRRRLDIAMSLIGNPPIIFLDEPTTGLDPQARIEVWQTVRQLAEGGTTVLLTTQYLDEAEQLADRIAILHEGTIIQNGTLAELKQLLPAAKVEYVEKQPSLEDVFLALVGDTGETVDDPARKEDR from the coding sequence ATGGCCACCACCCGAGCGCCCGCGATTCAGACACAGGGCATCACCAAGTCCTTCGGCACGGTCGAAGTCCTCCGCGGCGTCGACCTCGAGGTCCAAGCGGGAAGCATCGTCGCGCTGCTCGGGTCGAATGGTGCGGGCAAAACCACGCTCGTCAGGATCCTGTCGACCCTGCTGCGAGCCGACGCGGGCACCGCAACGGTGCACGGGTTCGACGTCGCGGCGGCGCCCGGCGACGTTCGACAATCGATCAGCCTGACCGGCCAGTTCGCGGCGGTCGACGAGGTACTCACCGGGCGCGAGAACCTGATCCTGATTGCCAAACTGCGTCACCTCGCACAGCCCGGCGCGATCGCCGACCAGCTGCTCGCCCAGTTCTCGCTCACCGAGGCGGGAGACCGCAGGGCGGCGACCTACTCGGGCGGCATGCGCCGCCGACTCGACATCGCCATGAGCCTGATCGGCAATCCGCCGATCATCTTCCTCGACGAACCGACCACAGGACTCGACCCCCAGGCACGCATCGAGGTGTGGCAGACCGTGCGTCAGCTCGCCGAGGGCGGTACCACCGTGCTCCTCACCACGCAGTACCTCGATGAGGCGGAGCAGCTCGCCGACCGGATCGCGATCCTGCACGAGGGCACGATCATCCAAAACGGCACCCTCGCGGAGCTCAAGCAGCTGCTCCCGGCCGCGAAGGTCGAGTATGTGGAAAAACAACCGTCGCTCGAGGACGTGTTCCTCGCCCTCGTCGGAGACACCGGCGAGACGGTCGACGACCCCGCACGAAAGGAAGACCGATGA
- a CDS encoding ABC transporter permease, producing MTSHVLGDTGVLTGRSLRHILRSPDTIITTAITPIALMLLFVYVLGGAIKTGSDQSYINYMLPGILLITIASGVAYTAYRLFLDLQGGIFERFQSMPIARSSVLWAHVLTSLVANIVSIVIVVGVALLMGFRSGASVGAWLAVAGILVLFTLALTWLAVISGLSAKTVDGASAFSYPLIFLPFISSAFVPTSSMPGPVAWFAEHQPVTSIVDTIRALFAEQPVGSEIWIALAWLVGILIAAYAYAIVIYRRKLS from the coding sequence ATGACCAGCCACGTCCTGGGCGACACCGGCGTCCTGACCGGCCGCTCGCTGCGGCACATCCTCCGCAGCCCCGACACCATCATCACGACCGCGATCACCCCGATCGCGCTCATGCTGCTCTTCGTCTACGTCCTCGGCGGGGCGATCAAGACCGGCTCCGACCAGTCGTATATCAACTACATGCTGCCCGGGATCCTGCTCATCACGATCGCGTCCGGCGTCGCGTACACCGCGTACCGACTCTTCCTCGACCTGCAGGGCGGGATCTTCGAGCGCTTCCAGTCGATGCCGATTGCCCGCTCGAGCGTGCTGTGGGCCCACGTACTGACGTCACTCGTGGCGAATATCGTCTCAATCGTGATCGTTGTCGGGGTCGCGCTGCTGATGGGCTTTCGATCCGGGGCATCAGTCGGCGCCTGGCTCGCGGTCGCCGGAATCCTGGTGCTGTTTACCCTCGCACTGACCTGGCTCGCCGTGATCAGCGGACTCTCGGCGAAGACGGTCGACGGCGCGAGCGCGTTCAGCTACCCGCTCATCTTCCTGCCGTTCATCAGTTCGGCGTTCGTGCCCACCAGCTCGATGCCCGGTCCAGTCGCCTGGTTTGCCGAACACCAGCCGGTGACCTCGATCGTGGACACGATCCGCGCACTCTTCGCCGAGCAGCCCGTCGGCAGCGAGATCTGGATCGCCCTCGCCTGGCTGGTCGGCATCCTCATCGCCGCCTACGCCTACGCGATTGTGATCTATCGCCGCAAGCTCAGCTAG